Part of the Bacteroidota bacterium genome is shown below.
CAGATACTATTTTGGAAGGGCTCGATGCCCGTGCGTTTACAATCATGGAAGGGTTGTAAATAGAGTGGCGTACCTTTGATGTATCGCAAATCGGATCATGGCACAACACGTCGGATTTTCTGAATACCACTGCCTTCCAATGCGTACTTTAGTCGGGATAGATTTTTTCGGCAAAGGAGTGCAACCTGAACATGTACGATCCGAGAGGAAACGGAAAAGATAGAGACGTAGAGGCCGTGCAGTTTCACGAAGTTGCGCCGCCGGCGCAGTTGGCAGGCATCGTGCACCGCTTCCTTGAGTTGAAAACCCAGGCCCCGCTGCAGGAGGATTACCGTTTTCACGCGCTGCCAGACGTGTGTACCTACATGGTGTTTGACCAGCTAGAAACACAGGTAGCCGGCGTCACCGGATTGCGTACCACCTCCGAAGAGCTAAATCTGGGTAAAACCTTTCATTACGTAAACATCCGTTTTCTCCCTGGTGTGTGGCAATGTGAACCCGAGCAAATCAACTACGGTATGGTCGACGCACCATACACAGGCAGTTGGCCGCTTATCGAGATAAATACCCGGCTATCCAGGCAGCATGATCTTGCCGGCAAACAATCCATCCTGGCTGGTATTGTACAATGGCTCATGGATGCGCAGTTGGTCGCTGCCAATCCGATGGTGCGCTCTCGCCAGTCCTAGAGGCTCACCGTCAAGCAAGGCCTGCATGGGGAAAGGGGAGAGCCTCGTACATTTAGCTCCTATAGTGTCTTGGTTCGCGTTGACTTGAAGATTGGTCACAGCCGGTCAGTGTGTGTCTGCATTTGGTG
Proteins encoded:
- a CDS encoding DUF6597 domain-containing transcriptional factor; its protein translation is MYDPRGNGKDRDVEAVQFHEVAPPAQLAGIVHRFLELKTQAPLQEDYRFHALPDVCTYMVFDQLETQVAGVTGLRTTSEELNLGKTFHYVNIRFLPGVWQCEPEQINYGMVDAPYTGSWPLIEINTRLSRQHDLAGKQSILAGIVQWLMDAQLVAANPMVRSRQS